A portion of the Clostridium gelidum genome contains these proteins:
- a CDS encoding 5-bromo-4-chloroindolyl phosphate hydrolysis family protein translates to MDKKDFFDLEDQIRDTVKSALNAIDFATLKKDIGSKADDTLNDVKSKLKYKSDEVNVKIKDKSKEFSEKIEDSIQNKYRNTSPITKKDKNKAPMYISKRPVGRISGILYTIFGFGGSGLFGVLLIIYLIFNSSPSESLSMKVVRGVFVLGAFFVASIALFLRGRYLRRRVKRFKKYVSSLDGQNYCSIEKLATSIERKNKYVVKDLRKMSKLGMFKEVHIDDKQTHFMLSNEVYDDYIKSQESLKQRNEEELKRQEKLNEEINDPKKRELRDTIEMGKNYINQIKSVNDAIPEEEISKKLYRLENIVTQILDYIENNPKKLAEVNKFTNHYLPITLKLVNSYKELNDQMVQGENIKSAKNEIEKSIDIINIAFEKLLDDLFEEIALDISTDISVLETLFTQEGLTNNDFKK, encoded by the coding sequence ATGGACAAGAAAGATTTTTTTGATTTAGAAGATCAAATTAGAGATACAGTAAAAAGTGCATTAAATGCTATAGATTTTGCTACGTTAAAAAAAGATATTGGTAGTAAAGCTGATGATACTTTAAATGACGTAAAATCAAAGTTGAAATATAAATCAGATGAAGTAAATGTAAAGATAAAAGATAAGTCAAAAGAATTTAGTGAAAAAATAGAAGATTCAATACAAAATAAATATAGAAATACTAGTCCAATAACTAAAAAAGATAAAAATAAAGCGCCAATGTATATTAGTAAAAGACCAGTTGGAAGAATATCAGGAATACTTTATACCATATTTGGTTTTGGTGGAAGTGGACTATTTGGTGTTTTGCTAATTATATATCTAATATTCAATTCTTCTCCTAGTGAATCTTTATCAATGAAGGTTGTTAGAGGCGTTTTCGTTTTAGGTGCTTTTTTTGTAGCAAGCATAGCTTTATTTTTAAGAGGCAGATATTTAAGAAGAAGAGTAAAGCGTTTTAAGAAATATGTAAGTTCACTTGATGGTCAGAATTATTGCTCAATTGAAAAATTGGCTACTTCAATTGAGAGAAAGAATAAATATGTTGTAAAAGATTTGAGGAAAATGTCTAAATTAGGCATGTTTAAAGAAGTACATATTGATGATAAACAGACCCATTTTATGCTCAGCAATGAAGTTTATGATGATTATATAAAGTCACAAGAATCTTTAAAACAGCGTAATGAGGAAGAATTAAAAAGACAAGAAAAATTAAACGAAGAAATAAATGATCCTAAAAAAAGAGAATTAAGAGATACAATTGAGATGGGAAAAAACTATATTAATCAGATAAAAAGTGTAAATGATGCTATACCAGAAGAAGAAATCTCGAAAAAATTGTATAGGCTTGAAAATATTGTGACTCAAATACTAGATTATATAGAGAATAATCCTAAAAAGTTAGCAGAAGTTAATAAATTTACAAACCATTATCTTCCTATTACTTTAAAGTTAGTTAATTCATATAAAGAGTTAAATGATCAGATGGTTCAGGGAGAGAATATAAAGAGTGCAAAGAATGAAATTGAAAAAAGCATTGATATAATAAATATTGCTTTTGAAAAGCTATTAGATGATTTGTTTGAAGAAATAGCGTTGGATATTTCTACGGATATTTCTGTTCTTGAAACTTTGTTTACACAAGAAGGATTAACTAATAATGATTTTAAAAAGTAA
- a CDS encoding toxic anion resistance protein — protein MNNEFKESTDVMPSLTFEPFQDEVSVTKVKEEIKQTEVIDDSNFTEEEKKMVDQFVEKIEITNSNSILQYGVGAQKKIADFSESALNNVKTKDLGEIGEMLSTVVCELKSFEAPDEKKGILGLFKKTTGKISAMRVKYDKVEGNINKICTMLEGNQIQLLKDIAMLDKMYEINKVYFKELSMYILAGKKKLLKLEKEELPILAERARMSGLPEDAQETNDFVSLCNRFEKKIHDLELTRMISLQMAPQIRLIQNNDSLMSEKIQSTIVNTIPLWKSQIVLALGVAHSSNAAKVQNEVTNMTNELLRKNAQTLKMSTIETAKESERGIVDIDTLRITNESLISTLDEVLRIQTDGREKRKAAEVELKNIEEQLKNKLLQIR, from the coding sequence GTGAATAACGAATTTAAAGAAAGTACTGATGTAATGCCAAGTTTAACATTTGAGCCTTTTCAAGATGAGGTTTCTGTTACTAAAGTAAAAGAAGAAATTAAGCAAACAGAAGTAATTGATGATAGTAATTTTACAGAAGAAGAAAAAAAGATGGTAGATCAATTTGTAGAGAAAATTGAGATAACTAATTCAAATTCAATTCTACAATATGGAGTAGGTGCTCAAAAGAAAATTGCAGATTTTTCTGAATCAGCTTTAAATAATGTAAAGACTAAGGATTTAGGCGAAATAGGAGAAATGCTTTCTACTGTAGTATGTGAGTTGAAGAGCTTTGAAGCTCCAGATGAGAAAAAAGGAATTTTAGGTCTTTTTAAGAAAACTACAGGAAAGATTTCTGCAATGAGAGTAAAATATGACAAAGTTGAAGGTAATATAAATAAAATTTGTACTATGCTTGAAGGAAATCAGATACAACTTTTAAAAGATATTGCTATGCTTGATAAAATGTATGAAATAAATAAAGTATATTTTAAAGAACTTTCAATGTATATTTTAGCAGGAAAAAAGAAGCTTTTAAAATTAGAAAAAGAAGAACTTCCTATTTTGGCAGAAAGAGCAAGGATGAGTGGACTTCCAGAGGATGCACAGGAAACAAATGATTTTGTATCTCTTTGTAACCGCTTTGAGAAAAAAATCCATGATTTAGAGTTAACGAGAATGATTTCTCTTCAAATGGCACCTCAAATTCGTTTGATTCAAAATAATGATTCTTTAATGTCTGAGAAAATACAGTCTACAATTGTAAATACTATTCCACTTTGGAAAAGTCAAATTGTTCTGGCTCTTGGAGTTGCGCATTCTAGTAATGCAGCTAAAGTTCAAAATGAAGTAACAAATATGACAAATGAACTTCTACGTAAGAATGCACAAACACTGAAAATGTCAACTATAGAAACTGCTAAAGAGTCTGAACGTGGAATTGTTGATATTGATACTCTTCGTATTACAAATGAGTCATTAATTTCAACACTTGATGAAGTACTTCGTATACAAACAGACGGTCGTGAAAAACGTAAAGCTGCTGAAGTAGAATTAAAAAATATTGAGGAACAATTAAAAAATAAACTTTTACAGATTAGGTAA
- a CDS encoding ABC-ATPase domain-containing protein has translation MKNSQALKKDLDRIDGKSYRLYKELEGEYDFHNYTLSIDHVQGDPFASPSRIRVIVNQNVAKFPRELFNNKNKNIAVADYLTREFYSNINRCSERVFGSGKSGLIAISKCPQEILERTSIIIDEDKIEARFYVGFPARGRSVLSRELEKILYNVIPNIVEKTLIYKNINSEKLINRVKLVEDQEYIRSELHAKGLIAFVANGSMLPRESGISTKALRNGKTFVSPKELQVEFNTQSKGIIKGMGIKKGITLIVGGGYHGKSTLLKALELGVYNHIEGDGREFVITDESALKVRAEDSRCVTKTDITLFISNLPNGKDTKEFCSENASGSTSQAANIIEGIEASAKVLLIDEDTSATNFMMRDELMQKLVSKEKEPITPFIEIVRPLYEQKDISTIIVVGSCGDFFDVADCVIQMDNYETKDVTQKAKELSNGHIIKRINDKNLKIDITFNRVVKAGTIQAGEKGIKIKTIGIDTISINKEDINLRSVEQIVDNEQLNAIGSIMKWAENNIVDKGLSFENMVDNIICEVEKSGLLSIERVKGGSGSLARPRKQEIMATYNRYRNLKI, from the coding sequence ATGAAAAATTCACAAGCATTAAAAAAAGATTTAGATAGAATTGATGGGAAAAGTTATAGGTTATATAAGGAGTTAGAAGGAGAATATGATTTCCATAATTACACACTTAGCATAGATCATGTTCAAGGAGATCCTTTTGCATCACCATCAAGAATTAGAGTAATAGTAAATCAAAACGTGGCGAAATTTCCAAGGGAACTTTTTAATAATAAAAACAAGAATATTGCAGTGGCAGATTATTTAACAAGAGAATTTTATTCCAATATAAATAGATGCAGTGAAAGAGTTTTTGGATCTGGAAAAAGTGGTTTAATAGCTATAAGTAAATGTCCACAAGAAATATTAGAGAGAACTTCAATAATTATAGATGAGGATAAAATTGAAGCAAGATTTTATGTTGGATTTCCAGCTAGAGGGCGAAGTGTTTTGTCTAGAGAGTTAGAAAAAATTTTATATAATGTTATACCAAACATTGTGGAGAAAACTTTAATATACAAGAATATTAATAGTGAAAAATTAATAAATAGAGTAAAGCTTGTTGAAGATCAAGAGTATATAAGAAGCGAATTACATGCTAAAGGATTGATTGCATTTGTAGCTAATGGATCAATGCTGCCTAGAGAAAGTGGAATATCAACAAAAGCATTAAGAAATGGTAAAACATTTGTTTCACCAAAGGAATTACAAGTTGAATTTAATACTCAGAGTAAAGGTATAATCAAAGGTATGGGTATTAAGAAAGGTATAACGCTTATAGTAGGTGGAGGATATCATGGTAAATCTACATTATTAAAAGCTTTAGAGCTTGGAGTTTATAATCATATTGAAGGTGATGGTAGAGAATTTGTTATAACGGATGAATCAGCTTTAAAAGTACGTGCAGAAGATAGTAGATGTGTAACTAAAACAGATATAACTTTATTTATAAGTAATTTACCTAATGGAAAAGATACTAAAGAATTTTGCAGCGAAAATGCAAGTGGAAGTACATCACAAGCTGCTAATATAATAGAAGGAATAGAAGCTAGCGCTAAGGTACTTTTAATAGATGAAGATACTTCAGCTACTAATTTTATGATGAGAGATGAATTGATGCAAAAATTAGTTTCTAAAGAAAAGGAACCAATTACACCATTTATTGAAATAGTAAGGCCTTTATATGAGCAAAAAGACATTTCAACAATAATAGTAGTAGGAAGCTGTGGAGATTTCTTTGATGTAGCAGATTGTGTAATACAAATGGATAATTATGAGACTAAAGACGTTACACAAAAAGCCAAAGAACTTAGTAATGGTCATATTATAAAAAGAATTAATGATAAAAATCTAAAAATAGATATTACATTTAATAGAGTAGTTAAGGCTGGAACTATTCAAGCTGGAGAAAAGGGCATTAAAATAAAAACAATAGGAATAGACACAATAAGTATAAATAAAGAAGACATAAATTTAAGATCTGTGGAACAAATAGTTGATAATGAGCAATTAAATGCTATAGGCTCAATTATGAAATGGGCAGAGAATAACATTGTGGATAAAGGTTTAAGTTTTGAAAATATGGTGGATAATATAATCTGTGAAGTAGAGAAAAGTGGATTATTATCTATAGAAAGAGTAAAAGGTGGAAGCGGAAGTCTAGCTAGGCCTAGGAAGCAAGAAATAATGGCTACATATAATAGATATAGAAATCTAAAAATCTAA
- a CDS encoding P-loop NTPase family protein, translating into MKIDIIGAVGSGKTMLSHRIAEEFHIPCYEQDNVVWIRTIDGDVRRTDEEIERMFMDILMSKNWVMEGSPRKLLKKRYEYCDYIIFLDTHYFIRLYRILRRWIRQRTGKELYNTKPTLKFLWMNIKWHHEFNKDKKQLLCELLQCGSRYKRFKDANGAMNFCYNTYEIK; encoded by the coding sequence TTGAAAATTGATATTATTGGAGCTGTTGGTAGTGGGAAGACCATGTTATCACATAGGATAGCAGAAGAATTTCATATTCCTTGTTATGAACAAGATAATGTAGTTTGGATTAGGACAATAGACGGTGATGTTAGGCGTACAGATGAAGAAATAGAAAGAATGTTCATGGATATATTGATGAGTAAAAATTGGGTAATGGAAGGTTCACCAAGAAAACTTCTAAAAAAACGTTATGAATATTGCGATTATATTATTTTTTTAGATACACATTATTTTATAAGATTATATAGAATTTTAAGACGATGGATTCGGCAACGAACGGGAAAAGAATTATATAACACCAAACCAACATTAAAATTTTTATGGATGAATATAAAGTGGCATCATGAATTTAATAAAGATAAAAAACAGTTATTATGTGAATTGTTACAATGTGGATCAAGATATAAAAGGTTTAAAGATGCAAATGGTGCTATGAATTTCTGTTATAATACATACGAAATAAAATGA
- the licT gene encoding BglG family transcription antiterminator LicT: MIIKKIFNNNAILAKDSDKHEFVVMGCGIAFKRNVGDKVEENLIEKTFILKQKDASEKFKLLLEDIPTEHVSLCYDIIEYAKNILGVELNDYIYVTLTDHISYALKLFDEGLNRPNALIWEIKKFYTKEFEIGLKALEFIESETDKRLPEDEAGNIALHLINAQVNNSSNKVEDITHQTKMLQDILNIVKYTYNITLDEKSLNYGRFITHLRFFFQRLNKNEKIESEDDFLLKQVQVKYKKAYECMQKIEKYLEIELSDEEQLYLTIHIQRVTQR; the protein is encoded by the coding sequence ATGATAATAAAAAAGATATTTAATAATAATGCCATATTAGCTAAAGATTCAGATAAACATGAATTTGTTGTTATGGGATGTGGAATTGCATTTAAAAGGAATGTAGGAGATAAAGTAGAAGAAAATTTAATAGAAAAAACCTTTATTCTTAAACAAAAAGATGCATCAGAAAAATTCAAGTTATTATTAGAAGATATCCCTACAGAACATGTATCACTATGTTATGACATTATTGAATATGCAAAAAACATATTAGGTGTTGAATTAAATGACTATATATATGTTACCCTTACTGATCATATTAGCTATGCATTAAAACTATTCGATGAAGGACTTAATAGACCAAACGCATTAATTTGGGAAATTAAGAAGTTCTATACTAAGGAATTTGAAATTGGATTAAAAGCTCTAGAGTTTATTGAAAGTGAAACAGATAAGAGGTTGCCAGAAGATGAGGCAGGTAATATAGCACTTCATTTAATAAATGCACAAGTTAATAACTCTAGTAATAAAGTAGAAGATATCACTCATCAAACAAAAATGCTACAAGATATTTTAAACATTGTTAAATATACATATAATATTACCCTTGACGAAAAGTCTCTTAACTATGGAAGATTTATTACACATTTAAGATTCTTTTTTCAGAGATTAAATAAAAATGAAAAAATAGAATCAGAAGATGATTTTTTATTAAAGCAAGTTCAAGTAAAATATAAAAAGGCTTATGAGTGTATGCAGAAAATAGAGAAATATTTAGAAATAGAATTATCAGATGAAGAACAATTATATCTGACTATTCATATTCAACGTGTTACTCAAAGATAA
- a CDS encoding beta-glucoside-specific PTS transporter subunit IIABC: MKYEKLAQDIIKNVGGKENVNSLTHCVTRLRFKLKDESKANTEVLKNMDGVVTVVKSGGQYQVVIGNHVPDVYDEVTTIGGFQTATSEGTEEKMSAFNKFIDTISGVFTPILGVLCATGMIKGFNALFVALHILNNTDGTYQILNATGDALFNFFPIFLGYTAANKFKANKFMGMVIGAALVYPSLAGITAAPAQPLYTLFAGTIFQSPVYITFLGIPVILMSYASSVIPIVLATYVGAKIEKAFKKIVPDMVKTFLVPFFTLLIIVPLTFIVIGPIATWAGQLLGAGTLYICNLSPTLEGILLGGFWQVFVMFGLHWGLVPIAINNFAVLHYDPVIASLFAASFAQIGVVGAIIIKTKNKRLKAIAIPAFISGFFGITEPAIYGVTLPRKKPFVISCIAAAIGGGIMGSMGSVWYMIGGFGIFGIPSYLGPNGLDTGFYGAIIGMIVSFILGFVMMFFSKLEEEEAKEEKTESPLVKQEILVSPLKGDIKPLSEVKDEAFSKGALGKGIAIEPTEGKVIAPVNGVLTTFFPTCHALGITSNNGAEILIHVGMDTVQLEGKHFTPKAKQGDVVKVGDVLLEFDIKAIKEAGYSVITPVIITNSDSYLDVIETDKKAINYKEDLLTIMI, translated from the coding sequence ATGAAATATGAAAAGTTAGCACAAGACATAATAAAAAATGTCGGTGGTAAGGAAAATGTTAATAGTTTAACTCACTGTGTTACACGTTTACGTTTTAAGCTAAAAGATGAAAGCAAGGCAAATACAGAAGTTTTAAAAAATATGGATGGTGTTGTAACTGTTGTAAAGAGTGGTGGACAATATCAAGTAGTTATTGGAAATCATGTACCAGATGTTTATGATGAGGTTACTACTATAGGTGGTTTTCAAACAGCTACTTCAGAGGGAACAGAAGAAAAAATGAGTGCATTCAATAAATTTATAGACACTATTTCAGGCGTATTTACACCAATTTTAGGTGTATTATGTGCAACTGGTATGATTAAAGGATTTAATGCATTATTTGTAGCATTGCATATACTTAATAATACTGATGGAACATATCAAATTTTAAATGCAACAGGCGATGCTTTATTTAATTTTTTCCCTATCTTTCTAGGGTATACAGCAGCTAATAAATTCAAAGCTAACAAATTTATGGGTATGGTAATAGGTGCAGCACTTGTTTATCCATCATTAGCAGGGATAACAGCAGCTCCGGCGCAACCATTATATACATTGTTTGCAGGTACAATATTCCAATCACCAGTTTATATAACTTTCTTGGGTATTCCGGTTATATTGATGAGCTATGCATCAAGTGTTATTCCTATTGTTTTAGCTACATATGTAGGAGCTAAAATCGAAAAGGCATTCAAGAAGATAGTGCCAGACATGGTAAAGACATTTTTAGTTCCATTTTTTACATTATTAATTATTGTTCCATTAACATTTATAGTCATTGGACCTATTGCAACTTGGGCAGGGCAATTGTTAGGCGCAGGAACACTTTACATTTGTAATTTAAGTCCAACGCTTGAAGGTATATTATTAGGTGGATTCTGGCAAGTATTTGTTATGTTTGGATTACATTGGGGGTTAGTACCAATAGCAATTAACAATTTTGCAGTACTTCATTACGACCCAGTTATAGCATCATTATTTGCAGCTTCTTTTGCTCAAATAGGTGTAGTAGGAGCTATAATTATTAAAACAAAAAATAAAAGATTAAAAGCAATTGCTATACCAGCATTTATTTCAGGATTTTTTGGTATTACAGAACCGGCTATATATGGAGTAACTTTACCACGTAAAAAACCATTTGTTATAAGTTGTATTGCAGCGGCAATAGGTGGTGGTATCATGGGGTCTATGGGAAGCGTATGGTACATGATTGGGGGATTTGGTATATTTGGTATACCATCTTATTTAGGACCAAATGGATTAGATACAGGATTCTATGGTGCAATAATTGGTATGATAGTAAGTTTTATTTTAGGTTTCGTAATGATGTTCTTTAGTAAACTAGAAGAAGAAGAAGCTAAAGAAGAAAAAACAGAAAGTCCTTTAGTTAAACAAGAAATATTAGTTAGCCCATTAAAAGGAGATATTAAACCTTTATCAGAAGTAAAAGATGAAGCATTTTCAAAAGGAGCACTCGGAAAGGGTATAGCAATAGAACCAACAGAAGGTAAAGTAATTGCTCCAGTAAATGGAGTATTAACAACATTTTTTCCAACATGCCATGCGTTGGGAATTACAAGTAATAATGGTGCTGAAATATTAATTCATGTAGGAATGGATACAGTACAATTAGAAGGTAAACACTTTACTCCTAAAGCCAAACAAGGGGATGTTGTTAAAGTAGGAGATGTATTATTAGAATTTGATATTAAGGCTATAAAAGAAGCAGGGTATTCAGTAATAACACCTGTAATAATTACGAATTCTGACAGTTACTTAGACGTTATTGAGACTGATAAAAAAGCAATTAACTATAAAGAAGATTTATTAACAATAATGATATAA
- a CDS encoding 6-phospho-beta-glucosidase codes for MNKNTFPENFLWGGATAANQCEGGYLDGNKGLSTVDVIPAGKDRFPVMLGKMKMLKCDDEHFYPSHEAIDFYKNYKEDIALFAEMGFKTFRLSLSWTRIFPNGDDINPNEEGLKFYDDVFDECLKYGIEPLVTIVHFDVPMHLVETIGSWRSRKMIDYYVIYCETIFNRYKNKVKYWLTFNEINMLLHLPFIGAGLVFEEGENEETTKYQAAHNQLIASAKATEIAHKINPEFKIGCMLAAGNTYANTSAPEDVWKAMEKDRENYFFIDVQSRGEYPNYAKKMFERMNFTLEMEDDDEALLRNNTVDFISFSYYASRLTSADPKINAETEGNVFATLKNPYLKASEWGWQIDSLGLRITMNSLYDRYQKPLFIVENGLGAVDMPDENGNIADEYRIEYLREHIKAMKDAVNEDGVDLMGYTPWGCIDLVSASTGEMKKRYGFIYVDKDNEGNGTLKRSKKKSFDWYKKVIESNGEQL; via the coding sequence ATGAATAAAAATACGTTTCCAGAAAATTTTCTTTGGGGAGGAGCTACTGCAGCTAATCAATGTGAAGGTGGATATCTTGACGGCAATAAAGGATTATCTACAGTTGATGTAATTCCAGCAGGGAAAGATCGTTTTCCTGTAATGCTTGGAAAAATGAAAATGCTGAAATGTGATGATGAACATTTTTATCCAAGTCATGAAGCTATTGATTTTTATAAAAATTATAAGGAGGATATAGCATTATTCGCAGAAATGGGTTTTAAGACTTTTCGTTTATCTCTTTCATGGACACGTATATTTCCAAATGGTGATGATATAAATCCAAATGAAGAAGGTCTAAAATTTTATGATGATGTTTTTGATGAATGTTTAAAGTATGGTATTGAACCATTAGTAACAATAGTTCACTTTGATGTGCCAATGCATTTAGTAGAAACAATTGGTTCATGGAGAAGTCGCAAAATGATAGATTATTATGTAATATATTGTGAAACAATTTTTAATCGATATAAAAATAAAGTAAAATATTGGCTTACATTTAATGAAATTAATATGCTATTACATTTGCCATTTATTGGTGCAGGTTTGGTATTTGAAGAAGGGGAAAATGAAGAAACTACCAAATATCAAGCAGCACATAATCAGTTGATTGCAAGCGCAAAAGCAACAGAAATAGCACATAAAATAAATCCGGAATTTAAAATAGGTTGTATGTTAGCGGCGGGGAATACGTATGCAAATACAAGTGCTCCAGAAGATGTATGGAAAGCTATGGAGAAAGATAGAGAAAACTATTTCTTTATAGATGTACAATCTCGTGGAGAATATCCAAACTATGCAAAGAAAATGTTTGAAAGAATGAACTTTACTTTGGAAATGGAAGATGATGATGAGGCCCTTTTAAGAAATAACACAGTTGATTTTATTTCATTTAGTTATTATGCTTCAAGATTGACTAGTGCAGATCCAAAAATAAATGCAGAAACAGAAGGTAATGTATTTGCTACATTAAAGAATCCATATTTAAAAGCAAGTGAATGGGGTTGGCAAATTGACTCACTTGGACTGCGAATTACTATGAATTCGTTATATGATCGATACCAAAAACCTTTATTTATTGTTGAAAATGGATTAGGGGCTGTAGATATGCCTGATGAAAATGGAAATATAGCAGATGAGTATCGTATTGAGTATTTAAGAGAACATATAAAAGCTATGAAGGATGCTGTAAATGAAGATGGTGTAGATCTTATGGGGTATACACCTTGGGGATGTATTGATTTAGTAAGTGCATCTACAGGAGAAATGAAAAAGCGTTATGGTTTTATCTATGTAGATAAAGATAATGAAGGCAATGGCACACTAAAACGTTCTAAGAAAAAGAGTTTTGATTGGTATAAAAAAGTTATAGAAAGTAATGGTGAACAATTATAA
- a CDS encoding chemotaxis protein: protein MNNNILLESGTGEVEVIEFIVNGNHYAINVVKVKEVIQMPKNGLTKLPDPKPEIAGLILCRDEIITLIDLKYIITKKITENVGTKIIICEFNKIKVSFNIDDVVGVHRIKWSEIRKPDDLSENSLAVGNILLDGKVLIMLDFEKIVTDICPSSGISADRLIEVEYKDRSDAKLVLADDSALIRRLLKDTLTKAGFKNLRIFDDGKQALDFLTRLAEEKGESFNKYAQILITDIEMPQMDGLTLTRMIKEDVVLKKLPVVIFSSLITAELKHKGESVGADAQLSKPEISELVDTIDRLLSI from the coding sequence ATGAATAATAATATATTATTAGAATCAGGTACTGGAGAAGTAGAGGTAATTGAGTTTATTGTTAATGGCAATCATTATGCAATTAATGTAGTAAAGGTTAAAGAAGTAATACAAATGCCTAAGAATGGGCTTACAAAATTACCAGATCCTAAGCCAGAAATAGCTGGACTTATACTGTGTAGAGATGAAATTATTACTTTAATTGATTTGAAATATATTATAACTAAGAAAATAACTGAAAATGTTGGCACTAAAATTATAATATGTGAATTTAATAAAATTAAAGTTTCATTTAATATTGATGATGTAGTAGGAGTTCATCGTATTAAATGGAGTGAAATAAGAAAACCTGACGATTTATCAGAAAATTCATTAGCTGTTGGGAATATACTTTTAGATGGTAAGGTACTAATTATGCTTGATTTTGAAAAGATAGTTACAGATATTTGCCCTAGTTCGGGAATAAGTGCGGACAGGCTTATAGAAGTAGAATACAAAGATAGATCAGACGCAAAATTAGTTTTAGCTGATGATTCAGCCTTAATTAGAAGACTTTTAAAAGATACTCTCACAAAAGCTGGATTTAAAAATTTAAGAATTTTTGACGATGGTAAACAAGCATTAGATTTTCTAACAAGATTAGCAGAAGAAAAAGGTGAAAGTTTTAATAAATATGCACAAATACTTATTACTGATATAGAAATGCCTCAAATGGATGGACTTACACTTACAAGAATGATAAAAGAAGATGTAGTTTTGAAAAAATTACCCGTAGTAATATTTTCATCACTAATTACAGCAGAGTTAAAACATAAGGGAGAATCTGTAGGAGCTGATGCACAATTAAGTAAACCTGAAATAAGCGAACTTGTTGATACTATAGATAGGCTATTAAGTATTTAA